Within Armatimonadia bacterium, the genomic segment CTTCGAATTGTCCACTTACAGGAGATGCTGGCGTGAAGGATCGCGCGTCGAGAGGGTACGTTCGCCGCCCTGAGAGGAGTGTGAACAGGAGGTTGCCCGGCAGGGCCGACGATCTGACGGAGACGGTTTATCTCCGGGTCATCTACTGGGGCGCGGGCCACGATGATGTCCGGCGTCACAAGGTAGTCGCCACCAAGCGCGGCTCTCAGTTCGGGGTTCTCGGCCAGCACCCTCTGTAGCTCATTGAGGTGCTCGTACTGGTCAAACTGTGCGATGCCGGCGCTCGCCTGACTGGTGGAGAAGAGCCACTCGCCCGGACGCAGGTGATGCAAGCACTCGAAGGCCTTCTCGAGAAACCCACGGGTATGCTCGGTGAACAGGGTCCCAGTGGTCTGGCCGTCCTTGGCACGTCGACACAACGGATGCGGCAGCCTCGCAGCCAAGCCTTCTGCGAGCGCTTTGCTTGTCCTGCTGCTGCTGTCGGCGATGTTGAGCGAAGGGGGCCCTGGCCGCCATGCCAATACATCGGTGCATATGGCACGGTGGTAGTCAGTGCGCAGAGCGGCGATCGTCTGGGA encodes:
- a CDS encoding NgoMIV family type II restriction endonuclease; translation: MPRQAASQTIAALRTDYHRAICTDVLAWRPGPPSLNIADSSSRTSKALAEGLAARLPHPLCRRAKDGQTTGTLFTEHTRGFLEKAFECLHHLRPGEWLFSTSQASAGIAQFDQYEHLNELQRVLAENPELRAALGGDYLVTPDIIVARAPVDDPEINRLRQIVGPAGQPPVHTPLRAANVPSRRAILHASISCKWTIRSDRAQNTRTEALNLIRNRKGKTPIIAAVTAEPLPTRLASIAMGTGDIDCVYHFALHELQEAVAEADMDGQEETLSMLVEGRRLRDICDLPFDLAT